DNA from Fastidiosipila sp.:
CCTCGGTTGACAAGATTGGGCGCTTCACCGGTTATTACTACTTTTTCTCCTTTGGGGCTTCGATTTTCAGCCCCATCCTGTGGGGAGCCATCCGCGACCTGACCAAAGATTACAACACGCTCTTTATCTACGCAGTCATTTGCTTCATGCTGGCACTCGCCTCCATGCTCTTCGTCAAGCACGGCGAAGTCCATCAACACACCAAAGAAGTGATGGAGGAGGCTACACTCGACCTCGACTAGAAAGCGGGTGCCGAAACAGCCTGAGAACAGCCGTAAGCGCCGGACAAGAGAGCACTCGTCCGGCGCTTTGCAAAGGGGATATTCGATGGTAACAAAAATTTTTGCCCACCGGGGTGTCCGGAAATACCATGCCGAGAACACCATGACAGCTTTCCGGGCTGCGGAAGCCATGGGGCTGGACGGCATTGAGCTTGATGTCCAGCGGACGGCAGATGGTCAGCTGATCATCTGCCACGATGAGAATCTTGCAAGACTGTCAGGAGAAGACCTCTGGGTCAAGGATCTGACATTCGAAGAGCTGTCCGCCCTGAACATTGCCCGCTACAGGCCCGATTCCCCGCTCGAATGTGCACCCTCGCTTGATGAGTTTCTGGCCTGGTTCAAAACGACCTCCATGACTGCCAATCTGGAGCTCAAGAATACCATTGTCCCCTATGAAGGCATGGAAAAAGAGGTCCTCGGGCTGGTTGACAGCTACGGCCTTCGTGACCGTGTCATCATCTCATCCTTCAGCCTGGACAGTGTGGCGATCTTTAAAAGGCTGGCGCCCGACATGGATGTGGGTTTCCTCTACCAGAAATTTCTGCCCTCTGTTGTGGGTAAAGCATTGATGCATGGCCTGGATGCCATTCATCCCTTCTTTGCCAATCAGCTTTGGCCCTGGCTTACACGTCAGGCGCACGGGCGGGGATTGAAGGTTCGTATCTGGACGGTCAACCACCCATGGTTTATCCGCAATGCTCTTTGGCGGAGAGTTGAGGTCATTATGACGGATGAGCCTGAACTGGCCCTCAGGCTTCGCGGTAGTCGGGAAAGACTGTAGACCCTGTTTAATTCAGGGCAGGGATCGGTATTTTGTCTTAACCTCCTGGAATCCCGCGCTTTTCACGGCTCAAATCATTCGATCGATTTGCTGACTTATGTCCTTGACTTCTACGGCTGCAAAGGGGGACGGGATCAGTCTGTCGGCAAGGCGTCGGGTACGGATGGCAGCTGGTCCGGCTGCGCCGTCAGGGGAGGTCAGATGAATAAAATAACCAGGCTGCAGGAAGAAGCGGGCTGTGTTTGATTCACAGAGCAGAAGACCCCCGGCACCCACGGATGCGAACAAATCTTCCAAAAGGCCCGGAGACCTCTCCCGGATGCCTTTTTCAGAAGCAAGAAGCCGGATCACGCGCTGGCATCCCGCCTCGAAAAGCGATCGGACCGGATCTTCTGCTGATTCAGGGTTTTCTTCGAAGACAGCTGTTTTTTCTTCCTGACCAAGCGTTTCAATTTTCAGCCATGCCGCCGTCCGGCCCTGTTTGGTAAAAAACCGGGCCAGCAAAACACACAAGCTTGTCTGATCCAGATTCCGATGATCTGAGCCAATCAGGACCATGCGCCAATAAGAGGGAATGGCGGTTGGCATCACGTGGACTGAAAGACTCCCGGTCTTCCGTTCGACCAGGCGGAGTTTCGATCCGAAAAAACGGGCCTGGCCCGTCAGCGAAGCCAGGGTCAGCCGGCATACGTCGCTGACTGCCCCGACAAACGGATCGCCAGGCAAACTGTTCATCTTTTCTCCCTTTGCAACCAAAGAGCTCAACCGGGCACCGTCTGAAAAGAGCAGGCCCAGACTGCCGGCGTATGGATCGACCAGGCCCGTCAGCAGACACTCACGGTCCTCGTAAGCCAGTATCATGGGAATCCCCTGAACCCGGCTTGCCTCCTCCAGCTGGAGATGATCCCTCATGTCGGTGGAACAGTCAACCAGAAGATCCGTCTCTTCAGGAAACAGATATGCGCGGGGATCATAGCCTGAGACCTGGATCAAGCGGAGATCCGCCTCCCGGCCGGTTGAACGGACGGCACGGATCATGGCGTCCCGGGAATCAGCAGACAAGCCCTCTGTTGAAGATAAAAAAACAAAGGCGCCGACACCGGCCCCTGCCAACTGTTCCACGACACTTGCCGCCAGCTCATTCTGCCCTGCGATCAGGACCTGCCGTCCCTTGACAATATCCTTTTCCGGCAACTCAGTCACATGGTTCAATATAGCATGCTCCGGTCACATCTCAGCCTCGCCACACGGGACTGCCTGCCGGGCAAAAAAAGATCTGCTCCCCACCCCTCAGGGGTTTCGGCAGAACAGGTTTCCCGGTCAAGTCCCTTTCCATAAAGGGATCAAGAGAAATTATTAATTATTATTCAATATCGGTTACAGCGGCACCCTCCACCGGGTCCTCCCCGAACATGTT
Protein-coding regions in this window:
- a CDS encoding glycerophosphodiester phosphodiesterase, whose amino-acid sequence is MVTKIFAHRGVRKYHAENTMTAFRAAEAMGLDGIELDVQRTADGQLIICHDENLARLSGEDLWVKDLTFEELSALNIARYRPDSPLECAPSLDEFLAWFKTTSMTANLELKNTIVPYEGMEKEVLGLVDSYGLRDRVIISSFSLDSVAIFKRLAPDMDVGFLYQKFLPSVVGKALMHGLDAIHPFFANQLWPWLTRQAHGRGLKVRIWTVNHPWFIRNALWRRVEVIMTDEPELALRLRGSRERL